The following coding sequences are from one Deltaproteobacteria bacterium window:
- a CDS encoding 4'-phosphopantetheinyl transferase superfamily protein, producing MDTGGETVRRDVGNTPSAEDAIRVLPRRILGTAVVFGSVAFASAGWSSGPAGRRLALMLLRTMTRLGPFLTGFRGERGFTIGKNVLGMPYLQYVNGPPGPSLSFSHGDGRLYGAMCGGGCVGIDVAFPEEFSGQYPLWRAFGPEELARVLNLSSHDTATAAALIWSVKEAAVKATGTGFNLTDPLSVRVGPPRAVEWGILFEVWAEEPIKVRAAKEGRGWLSLAVARPPHISPPLTIHTITGTLSPSQQPHER from the coding sequence ATGGATACTGGAGGGGAGACAGTTCGGCGCGACGTGGGGAACACCCCCAGCGCAGAGGACGCCATACGCGTCCTGCCCCGCCGGATCCTGGGGACGGCCGTGGTTTTCGGTTCCGTTGCATTCGCCTCAGCCGGATGGAGCTCCGGACCGGCCGGTCGCCGCCTTGCCCTCATGCTGTTGCGTACCATGACTCGGCTCGGCCCTTTCCTGACCGGCTTCCGGGGTGAAAGGGGTTTCACCATTGGGAAAAACGTTCTCGGAATGCCATACCTTCAGTATGTGAACGGGCCGCCTGGGCCGTCGCTCTCCTTCAGCCACGGTGACGGACGCCTTTACGGGGCCATGTGCGGCGGGGGATGTGTGGGAATCGATGTGGCCTTTCCAGAGGAGTTTTCGGGTCAGTATCCCCTTTGGCGGGCGTTCGGACCGGAAGAGCTTGCTCGCGTTCTGAATCTCTCAAGTCACGATACGGCCACGGCAGCCGCCCTCATATGGTCCGTCAAGGAAGCGGCCGTCAAGGCAACGGGAACGGGTTTCAACCTCACTGATCCCCTGAGCGTACGGGTGGGGCCTCCCCGTGCCGTGGAATGGGGGATTCTTTTCGAGGTATGGGCCGAGGAACCCATCAAGGTCCGGGCAGCAAAGGAAGGGAGAGGCTGGCTGAGCCTGGCCGTGGCGCGGCCCCCTCATATATCCCCCCCCCTGACGATCCATACAATCACCGGAACCCTGTCTCCCTCCCAGCAGCCACATGAAAGATGA
- a CDS encoding rubrerythrin family protein, giving the protein MSNTRENLERAYRDECETHMRYKAFARQAEEEGFPNIARLFRGTAEGETVHALNQLAALEGVRSTKECLKLAIEEEEGDFFRMYPRFIEDARAEDRTEAVLSLTWIREAERAHFGLLGQALEDLERGGDIEAEDYYLCTNCGLVVAGGVPSSCPVCKAPRTAFKPV; this is encoded by the coding sequence ATGTCAAATACACGGGAGAATCTCGAAAGAGCGTATCGCGATGAATGCGAAACACATATGAGGTACAAGGCCTTTGCAAGGCAGGCCGAAGAGGAGGGATTTCCCAATATCGCCCGTCTCTTCAGAGGCACGGCTGAGGGGGAGACAGTTCATGCTCTCAATCAGCTTGCCGCACTCGAGGGCGTCCGGTCGACCAAGGAGTGCCTAAAACTCGCAATCGAGGAAGAGGAAGGAGACTTCTTCAGGATGTACCCCCGATTCATCGAGGACGCTCGGGCAGAAGACAGGACAGAGGCCGTGCTGAGCCTCACGTGGATACGGGAGGCAGAAAGGGCCCATTTCGGTTTGCTCGGGCAGGCTCTCGAAGATCTTGAGAGGGGCGGGGATATCGAGGCCGAAGATTATTATCTCTGTACAAACTGTGGCCTTGTCGTCGCGGGGGGAGTCCCTTCGAGTTGTCCTGTCTGCAAGGCTCCCCGAACCGCGTTCAAACCCGTGTAA
- a CDS encoding 2-oxoacid:acceptor oxidoreductase family protein, with protein sequence MRRYDLVICGLGGQGVMTISHVLAAAAAREGLKVKLFEGTGISQRGGGVFAFVRFGGNQSPKIPSGRADAIVSLEMSEIARVIGYLKPEGEVWASSGRIDGYYTRLHPELYPSQESIVSMVGLRTSRLRIISADRLAEESGSPRAANMVMLGAFARGSTVLEKDSIIRAIEETNRRFAPSNLKAFREGYGSAGGEGVGVSNNSRKGIV encoded by the coding sequence GTGAGAAGGTACGATCTGGTGATTTGTGGATTGGGAGGCCAGGGAGTCATGACGATCTCCCACGTGCTGGCCGCCGCGGCTGCAAGGGAGGGCTTGAAGGTTAAACTCTTTGAGGGAACGGGGATCTCCCAGAGAGGCGGTGGCGTCTTTGCCTTTGTCAGGTTTGGTGGGAACCAGAGTCCCAAGATCCCCTCAGGCAGGGCCGATGCCATTGTCAGTCTCGAGATGTCTGAAATTGCGAGGGTGATCGGTTACCTGAAGCCCGAAGGGGAGGTGTGGGCGAGTTCCGGAAGGATCGACGGCTACTACACCAGACTCCACCCTGAGCTCTATCCAAGCCAGGAGAGCATCGTCTCCATGGTGGGGTTGAGGACATCCCGCCTTCGAATCATCTCCGCGGACAGGTTGGCCGAGGAATCGGGATCTCCCCGGGCCGCGAACATGGTCATGTTGGGAGCCTTTGCCCGCGGAAGTACAGTCCTTGAAAAGGACTCCATAATCCGGGCGATCGAGGAGACCAACAGGAGGTTTGCCCCCTCAAACCTGAAGGCCTTTCGGGAAGGATACGGATCCGCCGGAGGAGAAGGAGTCGGAGTTTCGAATAATTCCAGGAAGGGAATCGTTTGA
- a CDS encoding acetate--CoA ligase family protein, producing the protein MHPLIEKARREDRHLLEPEALGLLEEYGIVVPRHVAVHSEQEALAAARDLGFPVTMKIVSRHILHKTESGGVALDLRDEDGVKEAFSRLASVGGGEKKGDGFILYPFQAHEVELAMGMVRDAQFGPVMTFGLGGIWIEALRDLAYGIAPLSPEEAEEMLRSIRGRSLLEGLRGREPADRRALCEVLVRLSRMALEETAIREIDLNPVFPLSKGCFIADVRVVIR; encoded by the coding sequence TTGCACCCCTTGATTGAAAAGGCAAGAAGGGAGGACCGTCATCTCCTGGAGCCGGAGGCTCTCGGTCTTCTGGAAGAGTACGGTATCGTCGTTCCCAGGCATGTGGCTGTCCATTCGGAGCAAGAGGCTCTGGCAGCTGCCAGGGATCTCGGGTTTCCCGTGACCATGAAGATCGTCTCCCGCCACATTCTTCACAAGACCGAGTCCGGAGGGGTCGCCCTCGATCTGCGGGATGAAGACGGGGTGAAAGAGGCGTTTTCCCGCCTGGCTTCGGTCGGGGGTGGGGAAAAGAAGGGCGATGGGTTCATTCTCTATCCCTTTCAGGCTCACGAGGTGGAGCTTGCCATGGGAATGGTGAGGGACGCCCAGTTCGGGCCGGTGATGACCTTCGGCCTCGGGGGGATATGGATAGAGGCGCTTCGGGATCTCGCGTACGGCATCGCTCCTCTTTCGCCGGAAGAGGCCGAGGAGATGCTCCGATCGATCCGGGGCCGTTCCTTGCTCGAGGGACTCCGGGGAAGGGAACCGGCCGACCGCCGTGCGCTGTGTGAGGTACTTGTCCGCCTCTCCCGCATGGCGCTGGAGGAGACGGCGATCAGGGAGATAGACCTCAACCCTGTTTTCCCCCTTTCCAAGGGGTGCTTCATTGCTGATGTCCGCGTGGTCATCCGTTGA
- a CDS encoding IclR family transcriptional regulator, with amino-acid sequence MKLLSSVQKALRVLRTFSADNPELSLTEISQRLDLHKSSVFRILATLESEGFVEKNPLTTRYKLGLRLLELASRVVGRYDLRDMARPYMEELARELEEIVHLSILDGKEIVYLEKKGGGQPLTVATRVGGRSPAHASAMGKVLLAGVPEDELADALGPGPLARFTPSTITEIPDLCRELEKIRGQGFAVDNEETFPGIRCVAAPIRNGEGRVIAAISVTAPKQRMGNQRIKEIQKRIVKTARLISERIAMSRLGE; translated from the coding sequence TTGAAACTCCTTTCTTCTGTCCAGAAGGCGCTAAGGGTGTTGCGGACCTTTTCGGCGGATAATCCTGAGCTGAGCCTCACCGAGATAAGTCAACGCTTGGATTTGCACAAGAGCTCGGTCTTCAGAATACTGGCCACCCTGGAGTCCGAGGGTTTCGTCGAGAAAAACCCCCTTACGACCAGATACAAACTGGGCTTGAGACTGCTCGAGCTGGCCAGCAGGGTCGTGGGCCGTTACGATTTGAGAGATATGGCCAGGCCCTACATGGAAGAACTGGCACGGGAGCTAGAGGAGATCGTCCATCTCTCGATTCTCGATGGCAAGGAGATAGTGTATCTAGAAAAGAAGGGGGGAGGGCAACCTCTTACCGTAGCGACCAGGGTCGGCGGCCGGAGTCCGGCACATGCATCGGCGATGGGAAAGGTGCTTTTGGCTGGAGTGCCGGAAGATGAGCTGGCCGACGCCCTCGGGCCGGGTCCCCTTGCCAGGTTCACTCCCTCGACGATAACCGAGATTCCAGACCTTTGCCGGGAGCTTGAGAAGATAAGGGGTCAGGGCTTCGCCGTGGACAACGAGGAGACCTTCCCTGGAATCAGATGTGTGGCGGCCCCCATACGAAACGGAGAGGGAAGGGTGATTGCGGCCATAAGTGTAACTGCTCCAAAACAGAGAATGGGGAACCAGCGGATAAAGGAGATCCAGAAGAGAATCGTAAAGACCGCTCGCCTCATTTCCGAGCGGATCGCCATGAGCAGATTGGGAGAGTGA
- a CDS encoding CoA-binding protein → MSGRIFDSFFAPKGVAFFGSIRPGKIGYEIIKSTKEGGFEGRVYPINPAGGEVLGYPVYTSVSGLPGEAELAVISLPQRAVSETIAECGSKGIRAAVIISSGFSEVGNHQAEEELVAVAKKWGVRIIGPNCAGLMNPWARHFPSIEVRALPGHTAFITQSGALGGATLALAEERGFGFSKFVSYGNRCDVGDIELLSYLVDDPETKVIVLYVEGIERGREFLRVAQRVSSQKPVVAIKAGRTQAGTRAASSHTGTLAGTDEIYDAAFRKSGIIRVEGVEEMFDLCQALSRCPLPGGKRVVIVTNSGGPGILAADRAERLGLDVAEPSGSLKQRLGSRLSPHASLKNPIDLTVESGYDEYRAALEEALSEYDAAIAINVATPYLDSRGIARAVIDVARSFTKPIVASFMAGRIVREAVSMLKEAGVVNLDTGERCSFVVSKMVERKRNLERIGFAPLD, encoded by the coding sequence ATGAGCGGGAGAATCTTTGACTCCTTCTTTGCACCCAAGGGGGTTGCCTTTTTCGGGTCGATAAGACCCGGTAAGATCGGCTACGAGATCATCAAGAGCACCAAGGAGGGGGGATTCGAGGGCAGGGTCTATCCTATCAACCCTGCGGGTGGAGAAGTCCTGGGATACCCTGTATACACCTCGGTCTCGGGGCTGCCTGGAGAGGCCGAATTGGCTGTTATCTCCCTCCCCCAGAGGGCGGTCAGCGAGACGATTGCCGAATGCGGTAGCAAGGGTATCAGAGCGGCGGTGATCATCTCTTCGGGTTTTTCCGAGGTTGGGAATCATCAGGCGGAGGAGGAGCTTGTCGCGGTGGCCAAGAAGTGGGGGGTAAGGATCATCGGCCCTAACTGTGCGGGGTTGATGAACCCGTGGGCCCGCCATTTTCCCAGCATCGAGGTCCGCGCCCTTCCAGGACACACGGCCTTCATCACCCAGAGCGGTGCCCTTGGGGGGGCCACCCTGGCCCTGGCAGAGGAGCGGGGGTTCGGGTTCAGCAAGTTCGTCTCTTACGGGAACCGTTGCGATGTGGGCGACATCGAACTGCTCTCCTACCTGGTCGACGATCCCGAGACAAAGGTAATCGTTCTCTACGTGGAAGGGATCGAAAGGGGGCGGGAATTCCTAAGGGTGGCACAGAGGGTGAGCTCGCAGAAACCGGTTGTGGCCATCAAGGCGGGCCGGACCCAGGCAGGCACGAGGGCGGCCTCTTCACACACTGGGACGCTTGCAGGAACCGACGAGATCTATGATGCGGCCTTCCGGAAGTCAGGGATCATCAGGGTCGAAGGGGTCGAGGAGATGTTCGACCTCTGCCAGGCTCTTTCCCGGTGTCCCTTGCCCGGTGGCAAGAGAGTGGTTATTGTGACCAACTCGGGAGGTCCCGGTATCCTTGCCGCAGACCGGGCAGAGAGGTTGGGACTCGATGTTGCCGAGCCTTCGGGTTCCCTCAAGCAGAGGCTGGGTTCCCGCCTCTCGCCTCATGCGTCGCTGAAAAACCCCATCGATCTGACCGTCGAATCGGGGTACGATGAGTATCGGGCCGCCCTCGAAGAGGCCCTTTCTGAGTACGATGCCGCCATCGCGATCAACGTGGCTACACCCTATCTCGACTCCAGGGGGATCGCCCGGGCGGTCATCGATGTGGCCCGGAGCTTTACCAAGCCGATCGTGGCCAGCTTCATGGCCGGCCGGATCGTCCGTGAAGCGGTCTCTATGCTGAAGGAAGCCGGCGTGGTCAATCTCGATACAGGAGAGCGGTGCTCTTTTGTCGTATCAAAAATGGTTGAGAGAAAGAGAAACCTCGAGAGGATCGGCTTTGCACCCCTTGATTGA
- a CDS encoding 4Fe-4S binding protein, translating to MSVSEKGREDDHRTELLSGNQAIARAAIESGVTLVTGYPGTPSTYVIETLLHTPGLGFRVEWAINEKVAFELATGVSWAGLRSLVTMKMSGLNVAADAFLSVQYSGTRGGLVLYVADDPNVYYGMVEQDSRYYARLATAPMLVPATPQEALDYTRRAFDLSEQVGCPVMILGTTTLANTSEVVTTGEVRAENRKPSFSFDVAKYAKAGPAACIEQHKGALRALARFGELADDLNPLTLNGSRIGVIAAGVCWNYLKEAMEIYHFEPCTLKLGVANPLPTEKIKSLLQRVDTVVVLEELEPLVEETVMTLLAGVDHPVRVIGKIQGPLSRTGDYNVDVVSSALGKAYGGNIRPLEQGDIDRRARALIVKRLNTFCAGCPHRATYYALNQTVEKLGYKKEEVIITGDIGCTILGMNEPFRSCWTEISMGSSIGLAQGFKYAGIETPVVATIGDGTFFHGGIPALLNASHNRTNLTIIILDNYWASMTGMQPHVGTRDPVSAGEKRTVRIEEIVRAAGIERVWRVNPFQTKRMMEALAEAVSSPEISVVVADAECAIQKQRRKKKGGSLRVKPDRCVGLDACEHSCIEILGCPAIERGEDGKAWINPTVCTGCGLCHHVCPHGAI from the coding sequence ATGTCGGTTAGCGAAAAAGGGAGGGAAGATGACCATAGAACAGAGCTTCTTTCCGGAAATCAGGCTATTGCCCGGGCTGCGATCGAAAGCGGTGTAACCCTGGTGACCGGTTACCCGGGCACACCGAGCACCTACGTGATAGAGACCCTCCTCCACACTCCAGGACTGGGATTCAGAGTCGAGTGGGCCATAAACGAGAAGGTTGCCTTTGAGCTTGCCACCGGGGTTTCCTGGGCCGGGCTCCGGAGCCTCGTTACCATGAAGATGTCGGGCCTCAACGTGGCGGCCGACGCGTTTCTTTCGGTTCAGTACAGCGGTACCAGGGGGGGACTGGTCCTCTATGTAGCCGATGATCCGAACGTCTACTACGGAATGGTGGAGCAGGATTCAAGGTACTATGCCCGGCTGGCAACGGCCCCCATGCTGGTCCCGGCCACGCCCCAGGAGGCCTTGGATTATACCAGACGGGCCTTCGACCTCTCCGAGCAGGTGGGATGCCCGGTCATGATACTTGGCACGACTACGCTGGCCAACACCTCCGAGGTGGTCACCACAGGAGAGGTACGGGCGGAGAATCGGAAGCCGTCTTTTTCGTTCGACGTCGCAAAATACGCCAAGGCCGGGCCGGCCGCCTGTATCGAACAGCACAAAGGCGCCCTGAGGGCCCTGGCCCGGTTCGGAGAGCTGGCGGACGATCTCAATCCTCTGACTCTCAATGGAAGCAGGATAGGAGTGATCGCTGCAGGAGTATGCTGGAACTATCTCAAGGAGGCAATGGAAATCTATCACTTCGAGCCATGTACCCTGAAATTGGGGGTCGCCAACCCCCTGCCAACGGAGAAGATAAAGAGCCTGCTGCAGCGGGTCGATACGGTCGTGGTGCTCGAGGAGCTCGAACCGCTTGTGGAGGAGACGGTCATGACGCTTTTGGCCGGTGTGGACCATCCGGTGAGGGTGATCGGGAAGATTCAGGGTCCGCTGTCTCGCACGGGCGATTACAATGTGGATGTGGTCTCCTCGGCTCTCGGCAAGGCTTACGGCGGCAATATCCGGCCACTGGAACAGGGGGATATCGACCGGCGCGCCCGCGCCCTGATTGTCAAAAGACTCAATACGTTCTGCGCCGGTTGTCCTCACAGGGCGACCTACTATGCACTGAACCAGACGGTGGAGAAACTCGGTTACAAGAAGGAAGAGGTAATCATCACAGGCGATATCGGCTGTACGATCCTGGGCATGAATGAGCCCTTTCGATCGTGCTGGACCGAGATATCCATGGGATCGAGCATCGGCCTGGCCCAGGGGTTCAAGTATGCGGGGATCGAGACACCCGTGGTTGCCACCATCGGAGACGGAACGTTTTTCCATGGAGGGATCCCGGCTCTCCTGAATGCCTCGCACAACAGGACCAATCTGACAATCATAATCCTCGACAACTACTGGGCTTCCATGACAGGGATGCAGCCCCATGTGGGCACACGGGACCCGGTCTCGGCAGGGGAGAAGCGCACCGTCAGGATCGAGGAGATCGTCAGAGCAGCGGGGATCGAAAGGGTATGGAGGGTCAACCCGTTCCAGACCAAAAGGATGATGGAGGCCCTGGCGGAAGCCGTCTCTAGCCCTGAGATCTCGGTTGTGGTCGCTGATGCAGAGTGCGCCATCCAGAAACAGAGAAGGAAAAAGAAAGGCGGTTCCCTGAGGGTCAAACCAGATCGATGCGTGGGGTTAGACGCCTGCGAGCATTCGTGTATCGAGATTCTCGGCTGTCCCGCCATCGAGCGCGGTGAAGATGGAAAGGCGTGGATCAACCCTACGGTCTGCACGGGATGTGGTCTGTGCCACCACGTCTGTCCCCACGGAGCGATTTGA